Proteins encoded within one genomic window of Companilactobacillus sp.:
- the hemC gene encoding hydroxymethylbilane synthase — translation MEKTIKVGTRKSKLAVCQTKLAIKMLQEQYPDKQFELCYITTEGDKNYSTDIKMIGGKGLFVKEIEQSLLDGKIDIAVHSLKDLLPQTPEGLVLSGIPKRNSPFDCLITTTEMHSTKDIPQGAKIGTSSIRRTAQLRHLRPDIEVVPIRGNLDTRLKKIDELNLFGVIVAESGLDRLQVDIGNHHKFSLQDTILPAAGQGALALESRADDQYINDIIHSIDDKDTRLSVKLERQLLAAFGGSCNFPVGAYAHVDDSVVTMHAMISSYDGSKWYETSADRSVYEATDFGNEIARELLSNGATEIIKEIEGSN, via the coding sequence TTGGAAAAGACCATCAAAGTTGGAACTCGCAAAAGCAAGCTTGCAGTGTGCCAAACTAAATTAGCAATTAAGATGCTTCAAGAACAGTATCCGGATAAACAGTTTGAACTTTGTTACATCACCACCGAAGGCGATAAAAACTATTCGACTGATATTAAGATGATTGGTGGGAAAGGATTGTTCGTTAAAGAAATCGAGCAATCGTTGTTGGATGGAAAAATCGACATTGCAGTTCATTCATTAAAAGACCTTCTGCCTCAAACGCCAGAAGGCTTAGTGCTGTCCGGGATACCGAAGAGAAACTCTCCATTTGACTGCTTGATCACCACAACAGAAATGCATTCAACAAAGGATATTCCGCAAGGTGCAAAAATTGGTACGAGTAGTATTCGCCGGACGGCGCAGTTGCGTCATTTGAGGCCGGATATTGAAGTCGTGCCAATTCGTGGAAATTTAGATACGAGACTTAAAAAAATCGATGAGTTGAATTTATTTGGAGTCATCGTAGCTGAGTCAGGCTTGGATCGTCTTCAAGTCGATATTGGAAATCATCATAAATTTAGTTTGCAAGATACAATTCTACCTGCTGCCGGTCAAGGTGCTTTGGCACTGGAATCGCGAGCAGATGACCAATATATTAACGATATTATTCATTCAATTGATGATAAAGATACTCGACTTTCCGTCAAATTAGAACGTCAGCTTTTGGCGGCATTTGGCGGCAGCTGTAACTTTCCAGTCGGAGCATATGCTCATGTGGATGATTCGGTTGTGACGATGCATGCAATGATCTCGTCCTATGATGGTTCAAAATGGTACGAGACTTCAGCTGATCGTTCAGTCTATGAAGCAACAGATTTTGGGAATGAAATTGCTCGAGAGCTTTTAAGCAATGGGGCAACTGAAATAATAAAAGAAATTGAAGGAAGTAATTAA
- the hemA gene encoding glutamyl-tRNA reductase — protein MFIVCVGLDFRTMPIELREQINFDKDELAEAHKALAAEKSILEDVIISTCERTEIYAVVDQVHTSRYYIKRFLSNWFKFDMDELADYLTLRTGEIAVRHLFELASGLDSPDVGEAQILGQVKNAFFIARQADTAGVLFNHLFQQVITFAKWTHSEYKINEHAETSTQAGIHQIKENLQDLSDKTLTVIGAGTMSQHALLNTSTMGFEKIILVNRTVSRAEHVADEIDAEIIVKPIDQLADILKTSDAVISAVSVKKPIFSTEWVQENQADLNEITFVDLGVPRNLSTFSQLDNCHYYDMDGLAKIVTDNHDEKMHLVNEVKKHIPDEIEDYFLWQKQLNVVPVIRQLREQAVDIQSNVYDSLLKKLPDLDDHEQKVIRKHMKSIVNQMLKEPIKEIKELSTSDDADQYLDVLKTIFKLDA, from the coding sequence ATGTTTATAGTTTGTGTGGGACTTGATTTTAGAACTATGCCAATTGAATTACGTGAACAAATCAATTTTGATAAAGATGAATTAGCCGAAGCCCACAAGGCCTTGGCTGCTGAAAAAAGTATTTTAGAAGACGTGATAATTTCAACTTGCGAACGGACTGAGATCTATGCAGTTGTTGATCAAGTTCACACTAGTCGTTATTACATCAAACGTTTTTTATCAAACTGGTTTAAATTTGATATGGACGAATTGGCAGACTATTTAACATTAAGAACTGGCGAAATTGCCGTGCGCCATTTGTTCGAATTAGCCTCTGGATTAGATTCGCCAGATGTTGGTGAAGCTCAAATCTTAGGCCAAGTCAAAAACGCCTTTTTTATAGCTCGGCAAGCCGACACTGCGGGAGTATTGTTCAATCATTTATTCCAGCAAGTCATTACATTTGCTAAGTGGACCCATTCAGAATACAAGATCAACGAACACGCTGAGACTTCAACACAAGCTGGCATCCACCAAATCAAGGAGAACTTGCAAGACTTATCTGATAAGACCTTAACCGTTATCGGAGCGGGTACCATGAGTCAGCATGCGTTATTAAACACATCGACCATGGGCTTTGAAAAAATTATTCTGGTCAATCGGACCGTGTCACGTGCTGAACACGTTGCTGATGAGATCGATGCTGAGATCATTGTTAAACCAATCGACCAATTAGCAGACATCTTAAAAACGTCTGATGCTGTTATCTCAGCAGTCTCCGTCAAAAAACCGATTTTTTCAACAGAATGGGTCCAAGAGAATCAAGCTGATCTCAACGAGATTACTTTTGTTGATCTTGGTGTGCCGAGAAACTTAAGTACCTTCAGTCAACTCGACAACTGCCACTATTACGATATGGATGGATTGGCTAAGATTGTGACTGACAATCATGACGAGAAAATGCACTTAGTCAACGAAGTGAAAAAACATATTCCGGATGAGATCGAAGATTACTTTTTATGGCAAAAGCAATTAAACGTTGTGCCAGTGATTCGACAGTTGCGTGAACAGGCAGTCGATATTCAGTCAAATGTTTATGACAGTTTGTTGAAGAAGTTGCCTGATCTTGATGATCACGAACAAAAGGTGATCCGCAAACATATGAAGAGTATTGTTAACCAGATGTTGAAAGAACCCATCAAAGAAATTAAGGAGCTTTCAACCTCTGACGATGCTGATCAATATTTAGACGTCTTAAAAACAATTTTTAAATTGGATGCGTAA
- a CDS encoding energy-coupling factor ABC transporter permease has translation MMLMAVGFAIAPGTVYAMHIMEGMLPPKWCIFWYAVSAPFFIYGLYRLKKITQDSKQKNTKLMFALCGAYVFVLSSLKLPSVTGSSSHPTGVGLGTVMFGPGVLVIMGVIVLLFQALLLAHGGLTTLGANAFSMTIIGPIIGWVVLLICKKLHVNKKVSIFLCAFFADLVTYVTTACQLAIVFPDPNHGVFGAWVKFMGIYAVTQVPLAIAEGLLTVIVYNLIISNNLWSEESSLLYEN, from the coding sequence ATGATGCTCATGGCAGTTGGATTCGCAATTGCCCCTGGGACGGTATATGCCATGCACATCATGGAGGGGATGCTGCCACCAAAATGGTGCATTTTCTGGTATGCAGTCAGTGCTCCATTTTTTATCTACGGTCTTTATAGATTGAAAAAAATTACACAAGATAGCAAACAAAAGAATACCAAATTGATGTTTGCCTTATGTGGTGCGTATGTTTTCGTCTTATCATCTCTGAAATTACCCTCAGTCACTGGCTCATCGTCTCATCCTACAGGCGTAGGTTTGGGAACGGTAATGTTCGGACCAGGCGTTTTAGTAATAATGGGTGTTATTGTGCTATTATTCCAAGCTCTTCTCTTGGCTCACGGTGGATTAACAACCTTGGGAGCCAATGCTTTTTCAATGACTATCATCGGACCAATTATCGGTTGGGTAGTCTTATTGATCTGCAAGAAATTGCATGTTAACAAGAAAGTTTCGATTTTTCTCTGTGCTTTTTTTGCAGATTTAGTAACGTATGTGACGACCGCCTGTCAGTTGGCAATCGTCTTCCCAGATCCAAATCACGGCGTGTTCGGGGCTTGGGTCAAATTTATGGGAATCTATGCCGTTACACAAGTTCCACTGGCAATTGCTGAAGGATTATTAACAGTTATTGTTTATAACCTCATCATCAGCAACAACCTTTGGAGTGAGGAGAGTTCACTATTGTATGAAAACTAA
- the cbiQ gene encoding cobalt ECF transporter T component CbiQ, protein MLVIDKYAYENKLARNNAWLKITFFLLGLVGAFQPLIWLKFLTMLVVSSLTIYVTGVSVHRYLKWFYPILPFLILSIIGIIVTASSKQSVMYWSFPIGSVYFGISKVTLHQGLVLGVQALTAIVCTYFLALTTPFQQLMKVLLQIHLPKIFVEQTMLIYRFIFIFLDECMRIYHAQQLRLGYSGFKNSLESISILLKMLFMQVMIKYEKMQDSLEMKLFDGDFNLD, encoded by the coding sequence ATGTTAGTGATTGATAAGTACGCTTATGAAAATAAATTGGCACGTAATAATGCCTGGCTAAAAATCACCTTCTTTTTGCTAGGTCTAGTTGGTGCTTTTCAGCCGTTGATCTGGTTAAAATTTTTAACGATGTTGGTAGTTTCTAGCCTCACCATCTATGTGACTGGCGTATCCGTGCATCGGTATTTGAAGTGGTTTTATCCGATCTTGCCATTTTTGATTTTGAGCATTATTGGAATCATCGTAACTGCATCGTCAAAACAAAGTGTCATGTACTGGTCGTTTCCGATTGGCTCAGTTTACTTTGGAATCTCTAAAGTGACGCTTCATCAAGGATTAGTATTGGGTGTTCAAGCATTGACCGCTATCGTCTGTACTTACTTTTTAGCATTGACGACACCATTTCAACAATTGATGAAAGTTTTGTTGCAGATCCATTTGCCAAAAATTTTTGTTGAGCAGACGATGTTGATCTACCGCTTTATCTTTATCTTTTTAGACGAATGCATGCGGATCTATCACGCACAACAATTAAGACTTGGCTATTCAGGTTTTAAAAACTCACTCGAGTCGATCTCAATTTTGCTGAAGATGTTGTTTATGCAGGTGATGATCAAGTATGAAAAAATGCAGGACAGTCTTGAGATGAAACTATTTGATGGTGATTTTAATTTAGATTGA
- a CDS encoding sirohydrochlorin cobaltochelatase codes for MSKTAILVISFGTTYPETRKKTIKATEQAIANKFPDADVFEAFTSNVVLKRIEKNEGIKIDTPSEAIEKIRSLGYQQLFVQSLHIIPGHEYHLVVKLLSPYAKDFEKFVIGKPLLTSLVDYRDVKNYLVGMNDLADDEAVLFMGHGTATDIAFTAYGCLDHMLMGTRNYLGTVESWPDLKMEMARMKSDGIKKVHLFPFMLVAGNHANKDMASDDKNSWNSQLQKAGFETTPHLVGLGESEFIQNQFVKHLRAAIRSAVNE; via the coding sequence ATGTCAAAAACAGCTATTTTAGTTATTAGTTTTGGGACTACATACCCAGAGACACGAAAAAAGACTATCAAGGCGACTGAACAAGCTATTGCAAATAAGTTTCCTGACGCTGACGTTTTTGAAGCATTTACTTCAAACGTTGTTTTGAAAAGAATCGAGAAAAACGAAGGCATCAAGATTGATACACCAAGCGAAGCAATCGAGAAGATCCGCTCACTCGGGTACCAACAATTGTTTGTGCAGTCGCTTCACATAATTCCTGGTCATGAGTATCACTTGGTTGTTAAATTGCTATCTCCATATGCCAAAGACTTTGAAAAGTTTGTGATTGGTAAGCCTTTATTAACTAGTTTGGTTGATTATCGCGATGTTAAAAATTATTTAGTCGGCATGAATGATTTAGCCGATGATGAAGCAGTGTTATTCATGGGACATGGAACAGCGACTGATATTGCTTTTACCGCATATGGTTGTTTAGACCACATGCTGATGGGAACTCGCAATTATTTGGGAACAGTTGAGAGCTGGCCTGATCTAAAAATGGAAATGGCTCGCATGAAATCTGACGGTATCAAAAAGGTTCATCTTTTTCCATTCATGCTAGTTGCTGGCAATCACGCTAACAAGGACATGGCATCTGACGATAAGAACTCTTGGAATTCGCAATTACAAAAAGCTGGTTTCGAAACAACACCGCACTTAGTCGGTCTGGGCGAATCAGAATTTATTCAAAATCAGTTCGTTAAACATCTAAGAGCTGCAATAAGGAGTGCTGTTAATGAGTAA
- a CDS encoding energy-coupling factor ABC transporter substrate-binding protein has translation MKTKTQNIILIILVAALVIVPLAFSHGEFGGSDDQGTAQITKNDPHYKVWAHPLWTPPSGEIETLLFTLQGSLGTGIITYIFGYQRGKNKQKREQEAKAAEEKKTANVSD, from the coding sequence ATGAAAACTAAAACTCAAAATATCATTCTGATCATTTTAGTCGCTGCGCTGGTAATTGTGCCATTGGCATTTTCTCATGGCGAATTCGGTGGCAGCGATGATCAAGGAACAGCTCAGATTACTAAAAACGATCCACATTATAAAGTTTGGGCACATCCACTTTGGACGCCTCCATCTGGTGAGATCGAAACGCTATTGTTTACCTTGCAGGGAAGTCTTGGTACTGGAATTATCACTTATATTTTTGGATACCAGCGGGGTAAGAACAAGCAAAAACGCGAACAAGAAGCTAAAGCTGCTGAAGAAAAGAAGACCGCTAATGTTAGTGATTGA
- the cobK gene encoding precorrin-6A reductase, translated as MILMMGGTTESLQIADFLESKNIDFIISVVSQYGADLALKHHNKVQQKAMDQAQLEEFVQDSSIDLILDATHPFAKVASQNAMTVAKKMCLKYIRFERQNVYEDDKNIILLDDLQQVCDALEQTTGNVYLTTGSNTVGDYVDRLGVDRIHVRVLPTTRVIDKLTKIGIPADRVDGMRGPFEKELNIALLKHAHATALVTKESGKQGGINEKIEACQELDIPCYIIRRPQLDYPVVVENLTDLDMKLEELA; from the coding sequence ATGATCCTAATGATGGGCGGAACGACTGAAAGTTTGCAGATAGCTGACTTTTTAGAGTCCAAAAACATTGATTTTATTATCTCGGTCGTATCTCAATACGGGGCCGATTTAGCTTTAAAACATCACAATAAAGTTCAACAAAAGGCGATGGACCAAGCACAATTAGAAGAATTCGTTCAAGATTCTTCAATTGATTTGATTTTAGATGCCACGCATCCGTTTGCCAAAGTTGCTTCACAAAATGCCATGACCGTTGCTAAAAAAATGTGTCTCAAATACATCAGGTTTGAACGGCAAAATGTCTATGAAGATGATAAAAATATTATCTTGCTAGACGATTTGCAACAGGTGTGCGATGCATTAGAACAGACGACTGGAAATGTTTATTTGACTACGGGTTCCAATACGGTCGGCGATTATGTTGACCGTTTGGGCGTTGATCGGATTCATGTCCGAGTATTGCCGACGACACGAGTGATCGATAAACTCACCAAAATCGGCATTCCTGCCGATCGAGTCGATGGGATGCGTGGGCCTTTTGAAAAAGAACTCAATATAGCCTTATTAAAACATGCTCATGCCACCGCTTTAGTAACTAAAGAGAGTGGTAAACAAGGTGGTATCAACGAAAAAATCGAGGCTTGCCAGGAACTAGACATTCCCTGTTATATCATTCGTCGTCCGCAGTTAGATTATCCGGTCGTCGTTGAAAACTTAACTGACCTAGATATGAAATTGGAGGAACTAGCATGA
- the cobA gene encoding uroporphyrinogen-III C-methyltransferase, whose protein sequence is MNNGLVSLVGAGPGDPELLTVKGKRRIQEADVVMFDRLIDPSILSYAKADAELINVGKLPHHHRVKQSQINQMLVDYSLDEKRVVRLKAGDPYVLGRGGEEAQFLTANGINYEVVPGLTSAIAGLAAAGIPVTHRDYASSFHVISAHLKKENGTLDWPNIAHQEGTLIFLMGMENLDLIVSELLNNGRSDDTPVAIIQWATQWRQKNLISNLKDVRRKVEETGIGSPSIIAVGDVVKLHQEIDYILPLFGQRILIADNSSHKLVHELRDHGASVVTYRRGKNEKTAFDIGKIMNHQQICFEDVDSFEFFIDELNLKNRDLRSIFNIKMLATSDHLAKKMKKSGVIADQVVEIEDVANTDDTVVLGSNTSEIIGYKNFDSVYHRRVSSNENIDFSEFSKLLFISKSSVTDLLDSIIEEKIPEIQNIPALAMGKKVEQLLISKGFTKVKLVKPKNSKVLEELLEEVN, encoded by the coding sequence ATGAACAATGGCTTAGTGTCACTAGTCGGTGCCGGTCCCGGCGACCCAGAGTTACTCACTGTTAAAGGAAAACGTCGGATCCAAGAAGCTGACGTAGTAATGTTTGATAGATTGATCGACCCATCGATCTTGTCTTATGCCAAGGCAGATGCGGAATTGATCAACGTTGGCAAATTGCCTCATCATCATCGAGTAAAACAATCTCAGATCAATCAAATGTTAGTTGATTATTCATTGGATGAAAAAAGAGTCGTCCGCTTAAAAGCTGGCGACCCTTATGTTCTCGGACGTGGTGGAGAAGAAGCACAATTTTTAACTGCTAACGGGATCAATTATGAAGTCGTGCCAGGTTTGACCAGTGCAATAGCTGGTTTGGCCGCTGCTGGGATTCCAGTGACTCATCGCGATTATGCATCTAGTTTTCATGTCATTTCAGCACATTTGAAAAAAGAAAACGGCACGCTTGATTGGCCAAATATTGCTCATCAAGAAGGGACCTTGATCTTTTTGATGGGAATGGAAAATCTCGATTTGATCGTTTCAGAATTACTCAATAATGGTCGTTCTGACGATACGCCTGTGGCCATCATTCAGTGGGCTACGCAATGGCGACAGAAGAACTTGATCAGTAATTTAAAAGACGTCCGTCGAAAAGTGGAAGAAACCGGTATTGGTTCTCCAAGTATTATCGCTGTCGGCGACGTTGTTAAGCTTCATCAAGAGATTGACTACATTTTGCCATTATTTGGACAACGGATTTTGATTGCTGACAACAGCTCGCACAAACTAGTTCATGAATTACGCGATCATGGTGCTAGCGTGGTGACCTACCGTCGCGGCAAGAATGAAAAAACAGCTTTCGATATTGGCAAGATCATGAATCATCAGCAGATCTGTTTTGAAGACGTGGATAGTTTCGAATTTTTCATCGATGAACTTAATTTGAAAAATCGTGATTTAAGGTCGATCTTTAACATTAAGATGTTGGCTACTAGTGATCATCTGGCCAAGAAAATGAAGAAGTCGGGAGTTATTGCTGATCAAGTAGTTGAGATTGAAGATGTAGCCAACACTGATGACACTGTGGTTTTGGGAAGCAATACTTCTGAAATTATTGGCTATAAAAACTTTGATTCGGTTTATCATCGTCGAGTTTCATCAAATGAAAATATCGATTTTTCTGAATTTAGCAAACTATTATTTATTAGCAAATCATCAGTGACCGATTTACTGGACAGTATAATAGAAGAAAAAATTCCTGAGATCCAAAATATCCCAGCTTTGGCCATGGGTAAAAAAGTTGAACAACTCTTGATTTCAAAAGGATTCACCAAAGTGAAACTAGTTAAACCTAAGAACTCTAAAGTACTCGAAGAATTATTGGAGGAAGTCAACTAA
- a CDS encoding energy-coupling factor ABC transporter ATP-binding protein — protein sequence MIRLEHVNFGYDNKSMQLHDINIDFGKSGQSIGLVGPNGSGKSTLFKNIVGLEKPTSGQIFFDDKPIKYNNKSLRELRTKLGMVFQNSDNQIFYPNVQEDVAFVLRNLKLDEATIKERLDWVFKSLDIEDLRDRPVQYLSGGQKKRVAIAGVLVMKPEWILMDEPTAGLDFDGKERMKDLIRQLIQSGQHLIISSHDMNFMYEICDYFYVLSDGKIITEGKKEQVFEDDQAIQEAKLEVPFVVRLHRELGFPLYENQEQLYADANLKNYVSGYGE from the coding sequence ATGATCAGGCTAGAACATGTGAACTTTGGTTATGATAATAAATCAATGCAGCTTCATGATATTAATATCGATTTTGGCAAGTCTGGTCAGTCGATCGGTTTGGTCGGGCCTAACGGTTCTGGAAAATCGACTTTATTCAAAAATATTGTTGGGTTAGAAAAACCAACTTCTGGTCAGATTTTTTTCGATGACAAACCAATCAAATATAACAATAAAAGTCTTCGGGAGCTTCGGACAAAGTTAGGAATGGTCTTTCAAAATTCCGACAATCAAATTTTTTATCCGAATGTCCAAGAAGATGTCGCGTTTGTTTTGCGTAATCTGAAATTGGATGAGGCAACCATCAAAGAACGGCTCGATTGGGTCTTTAAAAGTTTAGATATTGAGGATTTACGAGATCGACCGGTGCAATATTTGAGCGGCGGTCAGAAGAAACGTGTGGCAATTGCTGGCGTCTTAGTAATGAAACCAGAGTGGATCTTGATGGATGAACCGACAGCGGGATTAGATTTTGATGGCAAAGAACGGATGAAAGACTTGATCAGACAATTGATACAGAGTGGTCAACACTTGATTATTTCTAGCCACGATATGAATTTCATGTATGAAATATGCGATTATTTTTACGTTTTAAGTGATGGTAAAATTATTACCGAGGGGAAAAAGGAACAAGTCTTTGAAGACGACCAAGCGATTCAAGAAGCAAAGCTTGAAGTTCCTTTTGTTGTTAGACTGCATCGTGAGCTTGGTTTTCCACTTTATGAAAATCAAGAACAGTTGTATGCCGACGCAAACTTAAAGAATTATGTTTCAGGATACGGAGAATAA
- a CDS encoding precorrin-2 dehydrogenase/sirohydrochlorin ferrochelatase family protein, with the protein MYPIMVDLTNRPVTIVGGGHVAFRKYKKLLEEHAQITVISPTIDERFDLTKIKWIKSRYIRPLLANADLVLACTNDKEVNQLVYEDSYSHQLVNNTSDKHHSDFYNMSTLRYDGYVYSISSLGKDPFATKKKRESLQEWLEK; encoded by the coding sequence ATGTACCCGATCATGGTTGATTTAACCAATCGTCCAGTCACGATTGTCGGTGGTGGTCACGTGGCTTTTCGCAAGTACAAGAAGCTGCTTGAAGAACATGCCCAGATCACCGTCATTAGTCCGACGATCGATGAAAGATTTGATCTCACTAAGATCAAATGGATCAAATCTCGGTATATTCGCCCGCTATTGGCAAATGCTGATTTAGTTTTAGCCTGTACCAACGACAAAGAAGTAAATCAATTAGTTTATGAAGATTCATACTCGCATCAGCTAGTTAATAATACTAGCGACAAGCACCATTCTGATTTTTATAATATGTCGACTTTACGTTACGACGGTTATGTTTACTCAATTTCTAGCTTAGGTAAGGATCCTTTCGCAACTAAAAAGAAGCGTGAATCTCTACAAGAATGGCTCGAGAAATAA
- a CDS encoding cobalt-factor II C(20)-methyltransferase, whose amino-acid sequence MSKLYGIGVGPGDSELITVKATKMINQLDILYTPIAHNGMKSTALRIATPYLNDKTEIKERHFPMTRNVEERQKSWEAIANDVVKDVKSGHDVGFLTLGDTSVYSTFSYIQKLVETQIEVEIVAGISSFSQIAATLKKPLMLDEESLTVVPATKPIEEIQKFIADNDNLVLMKISSKFSDIFNLLKELNLLDNSTIISNASMENEKIIPVVDLNAESKIPYFSTMLIKK is encoded by the coding sequence ATGAGTAAACTATACGGAATTGGCGTTGGTCCTGGCGACAGCGAGCTCATCACGGTCAAGGCGACTAAGATGATCAATCAACTAGATATTTTATATACTCCAATTGCTCACAATGGCATGAAGAGTACAGCTTTAAGAATTGCTACACCATATTTGAATGACAAAACTGAGATCAAAGAACGCCACTTTCCGATGACTCGAAATGTTGAGGAACGTCAAAAGAGTTGGGAAGCAATTGCCAATGACGTTGTGAAAGATGTGAAGTCAGGTCATGATGTCGGCTTTTTGACTTTGGGAGATACCTCGGTTTATAGCACCTTCAGTTATATTCAAAAATTAGTGGAAACACAGATCGAAGTTGAAATAGTTGCCGGGATATCGTCATTTTCACAAATTGCAGCAACTTTGAAAAAGCCGTTGATGTTGGATGAAGAGAGTCTGACTGTCGTTCCAGCAACTAAACCGATTGAAGAAATTCAAAAGTTTATTGCTGACAATGACAATCTAGTTTTGATGAAAATCTCAAGTAAGTTCTCTGACATCTTCAACTTGTTGAAAGAGCTGAATCTATTGGATAACTCGACCATCATTTCAAACGCATCGATGGAAAATGAAAAAATAATTCCAGTCGTTGATTTGAATGCAGAATCGAAGATTCCATACTTTTCTACCATGCTAATCAAAAAATAG
- a CDS encoding cobyric acid synthase yields MTAKSIMFQGTASDSGKSWMVAALCRFLAQKGESVVPFKSQNMALNSYITADGQEMGRAQVFQAEAAGILPDVRMNPILLKPSTDSDSQVVVNGKVIADMSAAEYQDFKPQLRDDITKIYNSLADEYDDVILEGAGSPAEINLNDRDLVNMGMADIADSPVILVADIDKGGVFASIYGTIKLLPKRHQKRIKGIIINKFRGDVSLLTSGNDMIEALTGVPVLGVMPYSNVQIDDEDSVALTRKNKVMDVSKDLDIVVVVLPKISNFTDFNSLAMHPDVSVRYATNPNELGTPDLVIIPGSKNTNEDLAFLKKTKFDTAIEALHSRGTFVFGVCGGYQILGKKLIDSNEVESDIEEQAGLNLLPVTTYYEDTKTTNQSKAKIGDFDVDGYEIHMGKTILDEGVKPLAHIYETNGNLADHMDGAISSDRKVYGTYLHGIFDNPEWTRKYLNSIRQSKGLGPLTNVVGSLKDFKETQYDELAKEFVENVDVDQILKIMSDSGKGE; encoded by the coding sequence ATGACTGCAAAATCAATTATGTTTCAAGGAACAGCATCGGATTCTGGTAAAAGCTGGATGGTTGCTGCTCTTTGTCGTTTTCTTGCTCAAAAGGGCGAAAGCGTTGTCCCATTTAAGTCACAAAACATGGCACTCAATTCATACATCACAGCTGATGGTCAAGAAATGGGTAGAGCTCAAGTTTTTCAAGCTGAAGCTGCTGGTATTTTACCTGACGTGCGCATGAATCCAATTTTGTTGAAGCCTTCAACTGATAGCGATTCGCAAGTTGTCGTGAATGGTAAAGTGATTGCGGATATGAGTGCCGCTGAGTATCAAGATTTTAAACCGCAACTTCGAGATGACATCACCAAAATTTATAACAGTTTGGCTGATGAATATGACGATGTGATCTTGGAAGGTGCCGGAAGTCCAGCCGAGATCAATTTAAATGACCGCGACCTAGTTAACATGGGAATGGCAGATATTGCAGATTCACCTGTTATTTTAGTGGCTGATATTGATAAGGGTGGAGTATTTGCGTCGATTTATGGAACAATCAAATTATTGCCTAAGCGTCACCAAAAGCGGATCAAAGGAATTATTATCAATAAATTCCGTGGGGATGTTTCGCTTTTAACGAGTGGAAACGACATGATCGAAGCTCTAACTGGCGTGCCAGTTTTAGGAGTGATGCCATACAGCAATGTCCAAATTGATGACGAAGATTCAGTTGCCTTGACGCGCAAGAATAAAGTTATGGACGTTTCAAAAGATTTGGACATCGTTGTAGTAGTTTTACCAAAAATTTCTAATTTCACTGATTTCAATAGTTTGGCCATGCACCCCGATGTGTCGGTCCGCTATGCCACCAATCCTAATGAATTAGGTACACCTGATCTAGTGATTATTCCCGGTAGTAAAAATACTAACGAAGACCTCGCTTTTTTGAAGAAGACGAAGTTCGACACTGCGATTGAAGCTCTTCACAGTCGTGGCACCTTTGTCTTTGGTGTCTGTGGCGGCTATCAGATCTTAGGTAAAAAGTTGATCGATTCAAATGAAGTCGAATCAGATATCGAAGAACAAGCTGGCTTAAATCTATTGCCGGTAACGACTTATTACGAAGATACTAAGACGACTAATCAGTCGAAGGCTAAAATTGGAGACTTCGATGTCGACGGATACGAGATCCATATGGGTAAAACTATTTTAGACGAAGGCGTCAAACCACTAGCTCATATTTATGAAACTAATGGCAACTTAGCTGACCACATGGATGGAGCAATCAGTTCTGATCGCAAAGTTTATGGGACTTATTTGCACGGTATTTTCGACAACCCTGAATGGACTCGAAAATATTTAAATAGCATCCGTCAAAGCAAAGGTTTAGGACCATTAACTAATGTTGTTGGGTCGTTAAAAGACTTTAAGGAAACGCAATATGACGAATTAGCTAAGGAATTTGTTGAAAACGTTGATGTTGACCAGATTTTAAAGATCATGTCAGATTCTGGCAAGGGGGAATAA